Proteins co-encoded in one Sus scrofa isolate TJ Tabasco breed Duroc chromosome 14, Sscrofa11.1, whole genome shotgun sequence genomic window:
- the LOC110256681 gene encoding proline-rich protein HaeIII subfamily 1-like, which yields MQSENPVVRPSRAELPRGVRTGRQGKEGNEVGGCYGSPEKTTFSAKPIAAGPRAAAGEAKPSLGTQAWGDSYSTPSSPEGPIPSSPAQPGLCNTHPAPPPRWRLPHRPPTPRALPPRAPRPRELRGLWNKARGADRPGRGRRPCWRGRRTKARGPSLRPPPAARPAGGAVQAPPAARTMRRGPLLPGRHRPSAGPARGPLAASAPQRRTGLTCRPPRPPSAARGPHCPEPRSRPGPTEPDGAAPPPLRSAAAAARPRPQGARALRPPTAPAAPPGPGPTGHSAQALQSVGGALRWWAGHDGGIGRGLAMRQDLTRLTWLREGTEWGRA from the exons ATGCAATCAG AAAACCCCGTAGTCCGCCCGTCCCGCGCAGAGCTTCCCCGGGGCGTGCGAACCGGCCGccaagggaaagagggaaatgaGGTGGGGGGATGTTATGGGAGCCCCGAAAAAACCACCTTCTCCGCCAAGCCCATCGCTGCAGGACCCCGGGCAGCCGCCGGAGAGGCCAAGCCGTCGTTAGGTACACAGGCTTGG gGGGACTCCTACTCCACCCCCTCAAGCCCCGAGGGTCCCATTCCTTCCTCCCCCGCCCAGCCCGGGTTATGCAACActcaccccgccccgcccccccgctGGCGCCTGCCGCATCGCCCCCCCACGCCACGGGCCCTGCCACCTCGCGCCCCCCGCCCGCGTGAGCTCCGAGGCCTCTGGAACAAAGCGCGCGGGGCCGATCGGCCGGGCCGGGGGCGGCGGCCATGTTGGCGGGGGCGGCGAACAAAGGCGCGCGGCCCGAGCCTGAGGCCCCCGCCCGCGGCCCGGCCGGCAGGGGGCGCTGTGCAGGCGCCGCCCGCCGCCCGGACAATGCGCCGGGGCCCGCTGCTCCCCGGGCGCCACCGCCCCTCGGCGGGCCCCGCCCGCGGCCCCCTTGCGGCGTCCGCTCCCCAGCGGCGCACGGGCCTCACCTGCCGGCCACCTAGGCCGCCGTCCGCAGCCCGCGGGCCCCACTGTCCCGAGCCGCGCTCCCGCCCCGGCCCGACCGAGCCAGACggcgccgccccgcccccgctccgctccgcggccgccgccgcccgcccccgGCCGCAAGGCGCACGCGCACTGCGCCCGCCGACTGCACCGGCCGCGCCGCCCGGCCCTGGCCCGACGGGCCACAGCGCGCAGGCGCTGCAGTCAGTGGGCGGGGCCTTGAGGTGGTGGGCGGGGCATGACGGCGGGATAGGGCGGGGCCTGGCGATGAGACAAGACTTGACGCGGCTCACCTGGCTGCGAGAAGGGACCGAATGGGGCAGGGCCTga